A genomic region of Candidatus Methylomirabilota bacterium contains the following coding sequences:
- a CDS encoding LLM class flavin-dependent oxidoreductase translates to MITKFSVLYVGQIELDNVGLAGTPTEQRRYPNERLIEAFQTAKDVAQLMDEQGYYCLWTAEHHFQREGYEVLPNLVQLSLWLATQTRRLKLGCAFNILPMWHPVRLAEDYAMADIVTDGRVIMGVGRGYHTREVESFGAPLLDAAANREMFEEQMEVLLKCFNEESWSHRGKYYVIPPDVDYRGYRLREITCVPRPIHRPVEIWMPIASGKSIDYMARMGLKAMVTLNGEKVLDQVARAYRDACARHGRPKQLGEDLCWGVGLYLAESQEEAIRRLEPAHDERYKWFAPFGFVRYADEQGRSWGTPGAPARVPTLRDGVEQKAWLVGRPSEVIEAIREIEARYPGLDQCMIHWAEGLPPAEFKEQLRWFAREVMPAFAGRG, encoded by the coding sequence GTGATCACCAAATTCTCGGTCCTCTACGTGGGACAGATCGAGCTGGACAACGTCGGCCTCGCGGGCACGCCCACCGAGCAGCGGCGCTATCCCAACGAGCGCCTGATCGAGGCCTTCCAGACCGCGAAGGACGTGGCCCAGCTCATGGACGAGCAGGGCTATTACTGCCTGTGGACGGCCGAGCATCACTTCCAGCGGGAAGGCTACGAGGTGCTGCCGAACCTGGTGCAGCTCTCGCTCTGGCTCGCGACCCAGACCCGGCGGCTGAAGCTCGGCTGCGCGTTCAACATCCTGCCCATGTGGCACCCGGTGCGCCTGGCCGAGGACTACGCGATGGCCGACATCGTCACCGATGGCCGCGTGATCATGGGCGTCGGCCGTGGCTACCACACCCGCGAGGTCGAGTCGTTCGGGGCGCCGTTACTCGACGCGGCGGCCAACCGCGAGATGTTCGAGGAGCAGATGGAGGTCCTGCTCAAGTGCTTCAACGAGGAATCGTGGAGCCACCGGGGCAAGTACTACGTGATCCCGCCCGACGTGGACTACCGCGGCTATCGCCTGCGCGAGATCACGTGCGTGCCGCGGCCGATCCACCGGCCGGTGGAGATCTGGATGCCCATCGCCAGTGGCAAGTCCATCGACTACATGGCCCGCATGGGGCTGAAGGCGATGGTGACCTTGAACGGCGAGAAGGTGCTCGACCAGGTCGCGCGCGCCTACCGCGACGCGTGCGCGCGTCACGGTCGGCCCAAGCAGCTCGGCGAGGATCTCTGCTGGGGGGTGGGCCTCTACCTTGCCGAGTCGCAGGAGGAGGCGATTCGCCGGCTCGAGCCCGCGCACGACGAGCGCTACAAGTGGTTCGCCCCGTTCGGCTTCGTGCGCTACGCCGACGAGCAGGGGCGCTCGTGGGGCACGCCGGGCGCGCCCGCGCGCGTGCCCACGCTGCGCGATGGCGTCGAGCAGAAGGCGTGGCTCGTGGGCCGTCCGTCCGAGGTGATCGAGGCGATCCGCGAGATCGAGGCCCGCTATCCCGGCCTCGATCAGTGCATGATCCACTGGGCCGAAGGGCTGCCGCCCGCCGAGTTCAAGGAGCAGCTGCGGTGGTTCGCCCGCGAGGTGATGCCGGCCTTCGCCGGGAGGGGCTGA
- a CDS encoding haloacid dehalogenase type II, with amino-acid sequence MAAPRAFVFDAYGTLFDVHSVIEAAREITSDPQTLSNLWRQKQLEYTWLRSLMGRYEDFWAVTGQALRFALRRLGITAAEAQVEALMSAYLTLAPFPEVPATLRALAGTPLAILSNGSPFMLERVVRGSGLSGAFGHVLSVDEVKVYKPSPRVYELAPRALGVAPGEIVFVSSNAWDVAGAAAFGFTTCWCNRTNAPAEELQVTPDYEVDRLDTIRERLAF; translated from the coding sequence ATGGCCGCCCCGCGCGCTTTCGTCTTCGACGCCTACGGCACGCTCTTCGACGTCCACTCGGTGATCGAGGCTGCGCGCGAGATCACCTCGGATCCTCAGACCCTGTCCAACCTCTGGCGCCAGAAGCAGCTCGAGTACACCTGGCTGCGCTCGCTCATGGGGCGCTACGAGGATTTCTGGGCGGTGACCGGGCAGGCGCTGCGGTTCGCCCTGCGCCGGCTCGGCATCACCGCCGCCGAGGCTCAGGTGGAGGCGCTGATGAGCGCCTACCTCACGCTCGCGCCGTTTCCCGAGGTGCCCGCGACGCTGCGGGCGCTCGCGGGGACACCCCTCGCCATCCTCTCGAACGGATCGCCGTTCATGCTGGAGCGCGTGGTGCGCGGGAGCGGGCTCTCCGGGGCCTTCGGCCACGTGCTGTCGGTGGACGAGGTGAAGGTCTACAAGCCCTCGCCGCGTGTCTACGAGCTGGCTCCGCGCGCGCTGGGGGTGGCGCCGGGGGAGATCGTGTTCGTCTCCTCGAACGCCTGGGACGTGGCGGGCGCGGCCGCCTTCGGGTTCACCACCTGCTGGTGCAACCGGACGAACGCGCCGGCCGAGGAGCTTCAGGTCACGCCGGACTACGAGGTGGACCGCCTGGACACCATCCGCGAGCGGCTCGCGTTCTAG
- a CDS encoding D-alanyl-D-alanine carboxypeptidase family protein, translating to MRAISVLAVSAALWLVATPASAQNSSVNGRPLTLSAESVLLLDTQGRVLYAKNPAEDHAPASLVKLMTLYLACEAIEAGRAQWDEPVLVSHRAALTPRYRMGLKTGETAPLRTLLEGVAIASANDAATAVAEHLAGTEDAFVASMNAKAEELGLGHTHFANAHGLPDPAQRSTAQDLAKLIGRLLDDYPSSRPLLGGATFVYRGRVYSRRIPLFQDPGGVQALKTGFTREAGYNLAVSAWKSGQQFLLIVLGAQTRSLSFRDARTVLRFGFYETGLESAPVAPAPRRPRRPALPPRRPSERRSRAAVPGTS from the coding sequence GTGCGCGCCATCTCCGTCCTCGCCGTCAGCGCGGCCCTCTGGCTCGTCGCAACACCGGCATCAGCTCAGAACAGCAGCGTCAACGGTCGGCCCCTGACCTTGAGCGCGGAGTCGGTCTTGCTCCTCGACACCCAGGGCCGGGTGCTCTACGCCAAGAATCCCGCCGAGGACCACGCGCCCGCGAGCCTGGTCAAGCTCATGACGCTCTATCTGGCCTGCGAGGCCATCGAGGCCGGACGCGCGCAGTGGGACGAGCCAGTGCTGGTGAGTCATCGCGCCGCGCTGACCCCGCGCTATCGCATGGGGCTCAAGACCGGCGAGACCGCGCCGCTGCGCACGCTGCTCGAGGGAGTGGCCATCGCCTCCGCCAACGACGCGGCCACCGCGGTGGCCGAGCATCTCGCGGGCACCGAGGACGCCTTCGTGGCGTCGATGAACGCCAAGGCCGAGGAGCTCGGTCTCGGCCACACCCACTTCGCCAACGCCCACGGCCTGCCGGATCCCGCCCAGCGGAGCACCGCCCAGGACCTGGCCAAGCTGATCGGACGCCTTCTCGACGACTACCCGTCGTCGCGGCCACTGCTGGGTGGTGCCACGTTCGTCTATCGCGGCCGCGTCTACAGCCGGCGCATCCCGCTGTTCCAGGACCCCGGCGGCGTGCAGGCTCTCAAGACCGGCTTCACGCGAGAGGCCGGCTACAACCTGGCGGTGTCGGCGTGGAAGTCGGGGCAGCAGTTCCTGCTGATCGTGCTCGGCGCGCAGACGCGGAGCCTGTCGTTCCGCGACGCGCGCACGGTGCTGCGCTTCGGGTTCTACGAGACGGGCCTCGAGTCCGCGCCGGTGGCCCCGGCGCCGCGACGGCCCCGGCGGCCCGCCCTGCCGCCCCGTCGGCCCAGCGAGCGCCGCTCGCGAGCCGCGGTCCCCGGCACCAGCTGA
- a CDS encoding HU family DNA-binding protein, protein MTRVDLVATMAAASGWTKADADRALRAFLASVRASLKRGQPVTLVGFGTFSVTRRKPRRGKNPRTGQPMHVAGGRTPRFKPSRELKRAVR, encoded by the coding sequence ATGACCCGAGTCGATCTCGTGGCCACGATGGCCGCGGCGAGCGGATGGACCAAGGCGGATGCGGATCGCGCCCTGCGCGCGTTCCTCGCCTCGGTGCGCGCGTCGCTCAAGCGGGGACAGCCGGTCACGCTGGTGGGCTTCGGCACCTTCTCGGTCACCCGCCGCAAGCCGCGCCGAGGCAAGAACCCGCGCACCGGTCAGCCCATGCACGTTGCGGGCGGACGCACGCCGCGCTTCAAGCCGTCGCGTGAGCTCAAGCGGGCGGTCCGGTAG
- a CDS encoding glutaredoxin family protein produces MKKALVFTMEGNVDGEAALAFFQARGVAVDVRDVGKDPEASLDLFARAGRLGVPTVVIGERLFDGFGPHREEIETLLRD; encoded by the coding sequence GTGAAAAAGGCGCTGGTGTTCACGATGGAAGGCAACGTCGATGGCGAGGCCGCGCTCGCATTCTTCCAGGCGCGCGGCGTGGCGGTGGACGTGCGCGACGTCGGGAAGGATCCGGAGGCGAGCCTGGATCTCTTCGCGCGGGCGGGGCGGCTCGGCGTCCCGACCGTCGTGATCGGCGAGCGCCTGTTCGACGGCTTCGGCCCTCACCGCGAGGAAATCGAGACCCTCCTGCGCGACTAG
- a CDS encoding stealth family protein, with amino-acid sequence MEVDAVYTWVNALDPAWRAPYEHFAALELKPRGRDPATVASIRHTDNDELRYSLRSLERYAPFIRRIHLVVDGAPPQWLDTSSPEIHVVGHQEIFPDGYALPVFSSYLIEAFLWRIPGLAERYVYFNDDMLLGGPCTERDFFDERGRAVVRMKPELIHAPRDPDDLIYYEILRNTGRGIRRRLRLTHPPRFTARRPWMPMLLRRLLHDRLSLNMMVHIAQPYQRALWPTCLEMFREELAILARSRFRHRRGFWLNLAYQYLARERGAAVFSYEPSDMVVWRRLVFANPALHKARLREAARSGIKFLCLNDGLDTSGGDWRRFIEEALSEALGAPSRWEKACAASAPPAPKAAAP; translated from the coding sequence ATGGAAGTCGATGCCGTCTACACGTGGGTCAATGCGCTCGACCCGGCGTGGCGTGCGCCGTACGAGCACTTCGCCGCTCTCGAGCTCAAACCGCGCGGCCGCGACCCCGCCACCGTCGCCTCGATCCGGCACACCGACAACGACGAGCTCCGCTACAGCCTGCGCAGTCTCGAGCGGTACGCCCCGTTCATTCGCCGCATCCACCTCGTCGTCGACGGCGCGCCGCCTCAGTGGCTCGACACCTCGTCACCCGAGATCCACGTCGTCGGTCACCAGGAGATCTTCCCGGACGGCTATGCGCTCCCGGTCTTCAGCTCCTATCTCATCGAGGCGTTCCTCTGGAGGATCCCGGGCCTCGCCGAGCGGTACGTCTACTTCAACGACGACATGCTCCTGGGCGGGCCGTGCACGGAGCGCGACTTCTTCGACGAGCGGGGCCGGGCGGTGGTCCGGATGAAGCCCGAGCTGATCCATGCGCCCCGGGACCCGGACGATCTCATCTACTACGAGATCCTCCGGAACACCGGGCGCGGAATCCGGCGCCGCCTGCGGCTCACCCACCCGCCGCGCTTCACGGCCCGGAGGCCGTGGATGCCGATGCTCCTGCGGCGCCTCCTGCACGACCGACTCTCGCTCAACATGATGGTCCACATCGCGCAGCCGTATCAGCGAGCTCTCTGGCCGACCTGCCTCGAGATGTTCCGGGAGGAGCTGGCGATCCTGGCCCGGTCGAGGTTCCGGCATCGGCGCGGCTTCTGGCTCAATCTCGCGTACCAGTACCTGGCGCGGGAGCGCGGGGCTGCGGTCTTCAGCTACGAGCCGAGCGACATGGTCGTCTGGCGCCGCCTGGTTTTCGCCAATCCCGCGCTGCACAAGGCGAGACTTCGGGAAGCGGCGCGGAGCGGGATCAAGTTCCTCTGCCTCAACGACGGCCTCGACACGAGCGGAGGCGACTGGCGCCGGTTCATCGAGGAGGCGCTGAGCGAGGCGCTGGGCGCGCCGAGCCGGTGGGAGAAGGCGTGCGCCGCCTCTGCGCCGCCCGCCCCGAAGGCCGCGGCCCCCTGA
- a CDS encoding radical SAM protein — MRLLLLSMPDSFEHMPSLAIRMPNGALTSIAGNVDAHHDVAVADLILVQTRVRETVERLVRQREPDVVGLSVMTFQRRTALKLIALLRELRPAARIAVGGYDPSLAPDAYTTAGEPPDFLIRGEGEFTFRELIQAIEAGAGYRHVAGLSFRTESGFYHNPDRAVTGLASGELKPPNRAARVLTGYTMVGRQVDVVETSRGCTFDCSFCSIIEMRGRNFHTYTFDRVLADIRDARAHGARTIFLVDDNITLNVRRFEALCRAIVEAGLDDLEYIVQAMTSAIANHGATLAPLMRRAGFRYVFLGIENVLDGDLAFLRARAKNTGRGGAREAADHATIQAIDHLHRHKMYVVGGLIVGNPDDTREAIEANLAFARRYVDYPYIQHPTPYPRTPMAKDFRERGLIVTEDVAEYDGTTAVVRSEHLPAEEIEFLRWRAERWMKVRHLPAALRHNPGFAMRHGLRMLTHTFRGCSLRSLVGLENERRAFARYRAIRRAERAYV; from the coding sequence ATGCGCCTGCTGCTTCTCTCCATGCCGGACTCCTTCGAGCACATGCCCTCGCTGGCCATCCGGATGCCGAACGGGGCGCTGACGTCGATCGCGGGAAACGTCGATGCCCATCACGACGTGGCGGTCGCCGATCTCATCCTCGTCCAGACGCGGGTGCGGGAGACGGTGGAGCGCCTGGTGCGGCAGCGCGAGCCGGACGTGGTGGGCCTCTCGGTGATGACGTTCCAGCGACGCACCGCGCTGAAGCTCATCGCCCTGCTGCGCGAGCTGCGGCCGGCCGCCCGCATCGCGGTCGGAGGCTACGATCCGAGCCTGGCGCCCGACGCGTACACCACGGCCGGCGAGCCGCCCGACTTCCTGATCCGCGGCGAGGGGGAGTTCACGTTCCGGGAGCTGATCCAGGCCATCGAGGCCGGCGCCGGTTACCGGCACGTCGCGGGGCTCTCCTTCCGGACCGAGAGCGGCTTCTATCACAATCCCGATCGTGCGGTGACCGGTCTGGCCAGCGGCGAGCTGAAGCCTCCGAATCGGGCCGCGAGGGTCCTCACCGGGTACACGATGGTCGGCCGGCAGGTCGACGTCGTGGAGACCTCCCGGGGCTGCACGTTCGATTGCAGCTTCTGCTCGATCATCGAGATGCGCGGCCGGAACTTCCACACCTACACCTTCGATCGGGTGCTGGCCGACATTCGCGACGCACGGGCCCACGGCGCGCGGACCATCTTCCTGGTCGACGACAACATCACGCTGAACGTCCGGCGGTTCGAGGCCCTCTGCCGGGCCATCGTGGAGGCGGGCCTCGACGACCTCGAGTACATCGTGCAGGCCATGACCTCGGCCATCGCCAATCACGGAGCGACGCTGGCGCCCTTGATGCGCCGGGCCGGCTTCCGCTACGTGTTCCTCGGGATCGAGAACGTCCTGGACGGCGATCTGGCGTTCCTGCGCGCGCGGGCCAAGAACACCGGGCGCGGAGGAGCCCGCGAGGCCGCGGATCACGCCACGATCCAGGCGATCGATCATCTCCACCGGCACAAGATGTACGTGGTGGGTGGGCTGATCGTGGGCAATCCCGACGATACCCGCGAGGCCATCGAGGCCAACCTGGCGTTCGCGCGCCGCTACGTGGACTATCCGTACATCCAGCACCCGACGCCCTATCCGCGAACGCCGATGGCGAAGGATTTTCGCGAGCGCGGCCTCATCGTCACCGAGGACGTGGCCGAGTACGACGGCACCACCGCGGTGGTGCGGAGCGAGCACCTCCCCGCCGAGGAGATCGAGTTCCTCCGATGGCGGGCGGAGCGGTGGATGAAGGTGCGCCATCTGCCCGCCGCCCTACGGCACAACCCGGGCTTCGCGATGCGCCATGGCCTTCGGATGCTGACGCACACCTTCCGGGGCTGCTCGCTCCGCTCGCTGGTGGGCCTCGAGAACGAGCGTCGGGCCTTCGCGCGCTACCGCGCCATCCGCCGGGCGGAGCGCGCGTATGTCTAG